The proteins below come from a single Acidovorax sp. NCPPB 4044 genomic window:
- the recO gene encoding DNA repair protein RecO yields the protein MAARRISEEPAYVLHRYDWSESSLILDVFTRHHGRVALVAKGAKKPTSNFRPVLLPLQPLRIGYTVGGEGHGEVHALKGAEWVGGHVMPTGDALLSGLYLNELLMRLLAREDTHAPLFDAYAGVVRVLASEHGEALEPVLRSFELLLLREIGLLPALDAETATLAPLASRSRYALVPEAGLRAAVPADRSTLGGAQWRLLERALGEAQPYTATLRAIVTGVAGGTSLAAELKPQLRTLLQYHCGSPLLRTRQLMIDLQSL from the coding sequence ATGGCCGCACGCCGCATCTCCGAAGAGCCTGCCTATGTGCTCCACCGCTACGACTGGAGCGAGTCCAGCCTGATCCTGGACGTGTTCACGCGGCACCATGGGCGGGTGGCGCTGGTGGCCAAGGGGGCGAAGAAGCCGACCTCCAATTTCCGGCCCGTGCTGCTGCCGCTGCAGCCGCTGCGCATCGGCTATACGGTGGGCGGGGAGGGGCATGGCGAGGTGCATGCGCTCAAGGGGGCAGAGTGGGTGGGCGGGCATGTCATGCCCACGGGCGATGCGCTGCTGTCGGGCCTGTACCTCAATGAATTGCTGATGCGGCTGCTCGCGCGCGAGGATACGCATGCGCCGCTCTTCGATGCCTATGCCGGCGTGGTGCGGGTGCTGGCGAGCGAGCATGGCGAGGCGCTGGAGCCCGTGCTGCGCAGCTTCGAGCTGCTGCTGCTGCGTGAGATCGGCCTGCTGCCGGCGCTGGATGCCGAGACCGCCACGCTCGCACCGCTCGCATCCCGGTCGCGCTATGCGCTGGTGCCGGAAGCGGGGCTGCGCGCCGCGGTGCCCGCCGACCGCAGCACGCTGGGCGGCGCGCAGTGGCGGCTGCTCGAACGCGCACTGGGCGAGGCCCAGCCCTACACGGCCACGCTGCGCGCCATCGTGACGGGCGTCGCAGGCGGCACATCGCTGGCCGCCGAGCTCAAGCCCCAGCTCCGCACGCTGCTGCAATACCATTGCGGCAGCCCCCTGCTGCGCACGCGGCAACTCATGATCGATCTCCAATCCCTATGA
- a CDS encoding pyridoxine 5'-phosphate synthase, giving the protein MTQQHSPRTALSVNVNKVALVRNTRHLGIPSVERAALLCLEAGAQGITIHPRPDGRHIRADDVHTLAALMRQWPDREFNIEGNPSQNLMDFIREVRPHQATFVPDSEDQFTSDHGWSFPQDADRLRPLVEACRGLGVRVSLFMDPVPAQMAAARAVGADRVELYTEPYAAAWGTPEQGAQLARYAEAARAALEAGLGVNAGHDLSRDNLAAFVAQVPGVLEVSIGHALIADALELGYAATVRAYQRCIDEGMAARA; this is encoded by the coding sequence ATGACGCAGCAGCATTCCCCCCGCACCGCGCTGTCGGTGAACGTGAACAAGGTCGCCCTCGTGCGCAACACGCGCCACCTGGGCATCCCGAGCGTCGAGCGCGCGGCGCTGCTGTGCCTGGAGGCGGGTGCGCAGGGCATCACCATCCACCCGCGTCCCGACGGCCGGCACATCCGCGCGGACGACGTGCACACCCTGGCCGCGCTGATGCGCCAGTGGCCGGACCGCGAGTTCAACATCGAGGGCAACCCCTCGCAGAACCTCATGGATTTCATCCGCGAGGTGCGGCCGCACCAGGCCACCTTCGTGCCCGACAGCGAAGACCAGTTCACCAGCGACCATGGTTGGAGCTTTCCGCAGGATGCCGACCGGCTGCGGCCGCTCGTGGAGGCATGCCGGGGCCTGGGCGTGCGCGTGAGCCTCTTCATGGACCCGGTGCCCGCACAGATGGCCGCCGCCCGCGCGGTGGGCGCGGACCGGGTGGAGCTCTACACCGAGCCCTATGCCGCCGCCTGGGGCACGCCGGAGCAGGGTGCGCAGCTCGCGCGCTACGCCGAGGCCGCCCGCGCGGCGCTGGAGGCCGGCCTGGGCGTGAACGCCGGGCACGACCTGAGCCGCGACAACCTGGCCGCCTTCGTGGCGCAGGTGCCGGGCGTGCTGGAGGTCTCCATCGGCCATGCGCTGATCGCCGATGCGCTGGAGCTGGGCTACGCCGCCACGGTGCGCGCCTACCAGCGCTGCATCGACGAGGGCATGGCAGCCCGCGCTTGA
- the acpS gene encoding holo-ACP synthase, giving the protein MIYGIGTDICDVRRIRASLERHGDRFAEKVLAAGELATWRERSARWPERGVRYLATRFSAKEAFSKAIGMGMRMPMTWRDCEVAKLPSGQPVIVLHGGLKAWFEARGLRCHLSVTDESDYAASFCVVERDGPGRDPE; this is encoded by the coding sequence ATGATCTATGGCATCGGCACCGACATCTGCGACGTGCGCCGCATCCGCGCGAGCCTGGAGCGCCACGGCGACCGCTTCGCCGAGAAAGTGCTGGCCGCCGGCGAACTGGCCACCTGGCGCGAGCGCAGCGCGCGCTGGCCCGAGCGCGGCGTGCGCTACCTGGCCACCCGGTTCTCCGCCAAGGAGGCGTTCAGCAAGGCCATCGGCATGGGCATGCGCATGCCCATGACGTGGCGCGACTGCGAAGTGGCCAAGCTGCCGAGCGGCCAGCCCGTCATCGTGCTGCATGGCGGGCTCAAGGCGTGGTTCGAGGCGCGCGGGCTGCGCTGCCACCTCAGCGTGACCGACGAGAGCGATTACGCGGCGAGCTTCTGCGTCGTGGAGCGCGATGGCCCCGGCCGCGATCCGGAATAA
- the nagZ gene encoding beta-N-acetylhexosaminidase, with amino-acid sequence MTADTDHAPVILDVAGTTLTAADRRRLAHPLTGGVILFARNWQDRAQLLELTAAIKAVRDDLLICVDHEGGRVQRFRTDGFTPLPPMRALGRLWMQGDANQGPGSGAMRATDAATAVGYVLASELRSCGVDFSFAPVLDLDWQGEGEASVSRVIGDRAFHRDPRVVALLAKSVAHGMLQAGMAHCGKHFPGHGFVAADSHTDIPVDRRGLRAILQDDAAPYAWLSNTLAAVMPAHVIYPRVDARPAGFSRRWLQEILRQRLRFGGAIFSDDLSMEAARRIDGTVVDYATASLAALDAGCDLVLVCNQSLVGEGAAQGRGLDELLEGLEQARVAGRWRPSVESEARRLALLPQTMPHPWDELMLEPAYLRALDTLP; translated from the coding sequence ATGACCGCCGATACCGACCACGCCCCCGTCATCCTCGACGTCGCGGGCACCACCCTCACGGCCGCCGACCGCCGCCGCCTGGCCCACCCGCTCACCGGCGGCGTGATCCTGTTCGCGCGCAACTGGCAGGACCGCGCCCAGTTGCTGGAACTCACCGCCGCGATCAAGGCAGTGCGCGACGACCTGCTCATCTGCGTGGACCACGAAGGCGGCCGCGTGCAGCGCTTCCGTACCGACGGCTTCACGCCGCTGCCGCCCATGCGCGCGCTGGGCCGGCTCTGGATGCAAGGCGATGCCAACCAGGGCCCGGGCAGCGGCGCGATGCGCGCCACCGACGCCGCGACTGCCGTGGGCTACGTGCTGGCCAGCGAGCTGCGTTCCTGCGGGGTCGATTTTTCGTTCGCACCGGTGCTGGACCTCGACTGGCAGGGCGAGGGCGAGGCCTCCGTGAGCCGCGTGATCGGCGACCGCGCGTTCCACCGCGACCCGCGCGTGGTGGCGCTGCTGGCCAAGAGCGTGGCGCACGGCATGCTGCAGGCCGGCATGGCGCACTGCGGCAAGCACTTCCCGGGGCACGGCTTCGTGGCGGCCGACTCGCACACCGATATTCCCGTGGACCGGCGCGGCCTGCGCGCCATCCTGCAGGACGACGCCGCGCCCTACGCGTGGCTGTCGAACACGCTGGCCGCCGTGATGCCGGCACACGTCATCTACCCGCGCGTGGATGCCCGGCCGGCGGGCTTTTCGCGCCGCTGGCTGCAGGAGATCCTGCGCCAGCGCCTGCGCTTCGGCGGCGCCATCTTCAGCGACGACCTGAGCATGGAGGCGGCTCGCCGCATCGACGGCACCGTGGTGGACTATGCGACGGCCTCCCTGGCCGCGCTGGACGCCGGCTGCGACCTGGTGCTGGTGTGCAACCAGAGCCTGGTGGGCGAGGGCGCCGCGCAGGGGCGGGGGCTCGACGAACTGCTCGAAGGCCTCGAACAGGCGCGCGTGGCCGGCCGCTGGCGCCCCAGCGTCGAGAGCGAGGCCCGCCGCCTGGCGTTGTTGCCACAGACGATGCCCCATCCCTGGGATGAACTGATGCTGGAGCCCGCCTACCTGCGCGCGCTCGACACCCTGCCCTGA
- a CDS encoding DUF3300 domain-containing protein: MTGAPAAPDAAVSAPAAVPVAYTPPPAEALYQMVAPIALYPDKLVAQVLAGATYPDQVTAAEGWLGQNPGLKGDALAGAVESQPWDPSVKSLTAFPNVLEQMASNLPWTTALGKAYYHDPADVMNAIQALRARAAHAGTLKSSPRLRVATVEGRSAAPPPPPAGMPVAVYQGPAVVAPPPTVITIEPTEVQTVYVPRYDPAVVYGTPVAVYPSYRWAAPAAPVAVSAGPDPLAVGALAFGAGVVVAALASHHHHDWGWNAWDVHWGAPPPPPPPVAWGPAPPPPAWRPAVLYRGTTYVSNSPTVIENIHNRITVNNRNVIVAAPAQPPAGPGGQAPAAVPMALPGGIGPMHAALAPPQGAAPVRPGMPAPMAGRPDIPGPGAAGRSPMPAPAAAMAALHGPGGSAPGAGGRALALPAPTPAAHPTAAPALAVRGPAPDHPMPAGFQAAIHAPAERAATGNAADARNAGAPAAAAVAALGGTPQKAAHAPSPGPQGPQGLQFPARFGGSAGEGPGMRAPAMPVPPPHRAPAAVEAPTARPVQAPAPALQPQPVRMAAHAPPAPVAVTHAPAREAPREAPMATAVHAAPRPAPRPEVREQAPHPQPQHPQHGGENNRHRPHGEGGG, translated from the coding sequence ATGACCGGCGCGCCCGCGGCGCCCGATGCCGCAGTGTCCGCCCCGGCCGCCGTGCCCGTTGCCTACACGCCGCCCCCGGCCGAGGCGCTCTACCAGATGGTCGCACCCATCGCGCTCTATCCCGACAAGCTCGTGGCGCAGGTGCTGGCGGGGGCCACCTATCCCGATCAAGTCACTGCGGCCGAAGGCTGGTTGGGGCAGAACCCCGGGCTGAAGGGCGACGCCCTGGCCGGCGCGGTGGAATCCCAGCCCTGGGATCCGTCGGTGAAGTCGCTCACTGCGTTCCCGAACGTGCTGGAGCAGATGGCGTCCAACCTGCCCTGGACGACGGCGCTCGGCAAGGCCTACTACCACGACCCCGCCGACGTGATGAACGCCATCCAGGCCCTGCGCGCCCGCGCGGCCCATGCCGGGACGCTCAAGAGCTCGCCGCGGCTGCGGGTGGCGACGGTGGAAGGGCGGAGTGCCGCGCCGCCCCCTCCGCCCGCCGGCATGCCGGTGGCGGTCTACCAGGGCCCGGCCGTGGTGGCCCCGCCGCCCACGGTGATCACGATCGAGCCGACGGAAGTGCAGACCGTCTACGTTCCGCGGTACGACCCGGCGGTGGTCTACGGCACGCCGGTGGCCGTCTACCCCAGCTACCGCTGGGCCGCGCCCGCCGCGCCGGTGGCCGTGTCGGCGGGCCCCGACCCGCTGGCCGTCGGGGCGCTGGCCTTCGGTGCGGGCGTGGTGGTCGCCGCCCTGGCCAGCCACCACCACCACGACTGGGGCTGGAATGCGTGGGACGTGCACTGGGGCGCTCCGCCCCCGCCGCCTCCGCCCGTGGCCTGGGGGCCCGCCCCGCCGCCGCCGGCCTGGCGCCCGGCGGTGCTGTACCGGGGCACGACCTATGTGTCGAATTCGCCCACGGTGATCGAGAACATCCACAACCGCATCACCGTGAACAACCGCAACGTGATCGTCGCGGCGCCTGCGCAGCCGCCTGCCGGGCCGGGAGGACAGGCCCCCGCTGCCGTGCCCATGGCGCTGCCCGGCGGCATCGGCCCCATGCACGCCGCCCTGGCGCCTCCGCAGGGGGCCGCCCCGGTGCGGCCGGGGATGCCGGCGCCGATGGCCGGCCGGCCCGATATACCAGGACCGGGGGCCGCCGGACGTTCGCCGATGCCGGCCCCGGCCGCCGCCATGGCGGCGTTGCACGGACCCGGCGGCAGCGCCCCGGGGGCCGGCGGCCGGGCCCTGGCATTGCCCGCGCCCACCCCGGCCGCGCACCCCACCGCCGCGCCGGCGCTGGCCGTGCGCGGCCCGGCCCCGGACCATCCGATGCCGGCGGGGTTCCAGGCAGCCATCCATGCACCGGCCGAGCGGGCGGCTACGGGCAATGCGGCAGACGCCCGCAACGCAGGCGCGCCCGCCGCGGCGGCCGTGGCCGCCCTGGGCGGCACGCCGCAGAAGGCCGCGCATGCCCCATCGCCCGGCCCGCAGGGGCCGCAGGGCTTGCAGTTCCCGGCCCGTTTCGGCGGGAGTGCGGGCGAGGGCCCGGGCATGCGGGCTCCAGCCATGCCGGTGCCACCGCCCCACCGTGCGCCCGCGGCGGTGGAGGCGCCCACGGCACGACCCGTCCAGGCGCCAGCGCCGGCCCTGCAGCCGCAGCCCGTCCGCATGGCCGCGCATGCACCGCCGGCGCCGGTGGCGGTAACCCATGCTCCGGCGCGGGAAGCTCCCCGCGAAGCACCCATGGCCACCGCTGTGCATGCCGCCCCGCGCCCCGCACCGAGGCCGGAGGTGCGCGAGCAGGCGCCCCATCCCCAGCCGCAGCATCCGCAGCACGGCGGCGAGAACAACCGCCACCGCCCGCACGGCGAAGGCGGAGGGTAA
- a CDS encoding mechanosensitive ion channel family protein — MLRLRPYFPDWMQEWFDIIVPGLQIVLIVVLAVLLQRALRRLLERAGRHYHWPIELMVPVNGLVRWIIMGSAALLVLERLGVSATVLWTAFTGFAAVGAVAFFAAWSVLSNLFCALLIFTVGPFRLGDYIEVLDTAEKPGAKGRVVDINLLYTTLEDFHGTADARVLLQIPNALIFQRVVRRWTSPPPPDVPVAPAPPAGTEPAAPPPISPVP, encoded by the coding sequence ATGCTGCGCCTTCGCCCCTACTTCCCCGACTGGATGCAGGAATGGTTCGACATCATCGTTCCGGGCCTGCAGATCGTGCTCATCGTGGTGCTCGCAGTCCTGCTGCAGCGCGCGCTGCGCCGCCTGCTGGAGCGCGCGGGGCGCCACTACCACTGGCCCATCGAACTCATGGTGCCGGTCAACGGGCTGGTGCGCTGGATCATCATGGGCAGTGCCGCGCTGCTGGTGCTGGAGCGGCTGGGCGTCTCGGCCACCGTGCTCTGGACGGCTTTCACGGGTTTCGCCGCGGTCGGTGCGGTGGCCTTCTTCGCTGCCTGGAGCGTGCTCTCCAACCTGTTCTGCGCGCTGCTGATCTTCACCGTGGGACCGTTCCGGCTCGGTGACTACATCGAAGTGCTCGACACCGCCGAGAAGCCCGGCGCCAAGGGGCGGGTGGTGGACATCAACCTGCTCTACACCACGCTGGAGGATTTCCACGGCACGGCGGACGCCCGCGTGCTGCTGCAGATCCCGAACGCGCTGATCTTCCAGCGCGTGGTGCGCCGCTGGACCAGCCCGCCCCCGCCGGACGTACCGGTGGCCCCGGCGCCACCCGCGGGCACGGAGCCGGCGGCCCCACCCCCGATTTCCCCCGTGCCCTGA
- a CDS encoding GGDEF domain-containing response regulator: protein MTAMPPPADSQPSGRHGDTPPPSAGPFSVMVVEDQPSVRAALVAELRHAGVSDVMEAASGDVALQLFRLRRPDLVLLDIRLSDENDGYWVAQQMREAEPGGWTPIIFLSGLHSDLDVWRGIEAGGDDYLVKPVKPIVLVAKLRAMRRLLDMRRRLVTMSQELHLANQRLNEMVEVDTLTGLVNRRGFDRILHSEILAARRDGIPLTLMLCDLDHFKRFNDAVGHVQGDACLREVGRLLKEVCVRPRDVAARYGGEEFALILPNTPRSGAMTFARALGKLVNLRAIAHPDSPLGAQLTVSGGITTCVPDEGTSAEAMLMRADEALYAAKAQGRARFFSFEMQMDTIEQMRG, encoded by the coding sequence ATGACCGCCATGCCCCCACCCGCCGACTCCCAGCCTTCCGGCCGGCACGGCGACACTCCGCCGCCCTCGGCGGGCCCCTTCTCCGTGATGGTGGTGGAAGACCAGCCGTCGGTGCGTGCCGCCCTGGTGGCCGAACTGCGGCACGCGGGGGTCTCCGACGTGATGGAGGCCGCGTCCGGCGACGTGGCCCTGCAGCTTTTCAGGCTGCGCCGTCCGGACCTGGTGCTGCTGGACATCCGGCTCTCCGATGAGAACGACGGCTACTGGGTGGCGCAGCAGATGCGCGAGGCCGAACCCGGTGGCTGGACGCCCATCATCTTCCTCTCGGGGCTGCACAGCGACCTGGACGTGTGGCGCGGCATCGAGGCGGGCGGCGACGACTACCTCGTCAAGCCCGTCAAGCCCATCGTGCTGGTGGCCAAGCTGCGCGCCATGCGCCGGCTGCTGGACATGCGCCGGCGGCTCGTGACCATGTCGCAGGAACTGCACCTGGCCAACCAGCGCCTCAACGAGATGGTCGAGGTGGACACGCTCACGGGCCTCGTCAACCGGCGCGGCTTCGACCGCATCCTGCACAGCGAGATCCTGGCCGCCCGCCGCGACGGCATCCCGCTCACGCTGATGCTCTGCGACCTGGACCACTTCAAGCGCTTCAACGACGCCGTCGGGCACGTGCAGGGCGACGCCTGCCTGCGCGAGGTGGGCCGGCTGCTGAAGGAGGTGTGCGTGCGCCCGCGCGACGTGGCGGCCCGCTACGGCGGCGAGGAATTCGCGCTGATCCTGCCCAACACCCCCCGTTCGGGCGCGATGACCTTCGCGCGCGCGCTCGGCAAGCTCGTGAACCTGCGCGCCATCGCGCACCCCGACTCCCCGCTGGGCGCCCAGCTCACCGTCTCCGGCGGCATCACCACCTGCGTGCCCGACGAAGGCACGAGCGCCGAGGCCATGCTGATGCGTGCCGACGAGGCCCTCTACGCCGCCAAGGCGCAGGGCCGCGCGCGGTTCTTCAGCTTCGAGATGCAGATGGACACCATCGAGCAGATGCGTGGCTGA
- the lysS gene encoding lysine--tRNA ligase → MSDTATPAIDTNQLIAERREKLKALREAQAQGKGVAFPNDFQPAHHAAELQAQYAETDAATLEANPVPVSVAGRMMLKRVMGKASFATVQDGSLGTTGGRIQIYVTRDAIGEEPYAAFKHWDLGDIVGAEGVLMKTKTGELSVKVTNLRLLTKSLRPMPDKFHGVADQEVKYRQRYVDLMTDEAARKRFIARSKAVSGIREFMVGHGFLEVETPMLHPIPGGANAKPFVTHHNALEQEMYLRIAPELYLKRLLVGGFERVFEINRNFRNEGISVRHNPEFTMMEFYAAYWNYRDLMDFTEQLVRDAAQKAAGSLKPTYQGREVDLSQPFQRLTIREAICQYTEAGPHVDDAAWLTGALRKLGLSEEKNRLSTRTLAGLQVLYFEETVEDKLWQPTFIMEHPTEISPLARANDTRTEVTERFELYITGREFGNGFSELNDAEDQTARFQSQVAAKDSGDDEAMYFDHDFVRALEYGMPPAGGCGIGIDRLMMLLTDSPSIRDVILFPALRREH, encoded by the coding sequence ATGTCCGACACTGCCACGCCCGCCATCGACACCAACCAGCTCATCGCCGAACGCCGCGAAAAACTCAAGGCGCTGCGGGAGGCCCAGGCGCAGGGCAAGGGCGTGGCCTTCCCCAACGACTTCCAGCCCGCCCACCATGCGGCAGAGCTGCAGGCCCAGTACGCGGAGACCGACGCCGCGACCCTCGAAGCCAACCCCGTGCCGGTGAGCGTCGCGGGCCGGATGATGCTCAAGCGCGTGATGGGCAAGGCCAGTTTCGCCACCGTGCAGGACGGATCGCTCGGCACCACGGGCGGCAGGATCCAGATCTACGTGACGCGCGACGCGATCGGCGAGGAGCCCTACGCCGCCTTCAAGCACTGGGACCTGGGCGACATCGTCGGGGCCGAGGGCGTGCTCATGAAGACCAAGACCGGTGAGCTGTCGGTCAAGGTGACGAACCTGCGCCTGCTCACGAAGAGCCTGCGCCCCATGCCCGACAAGTTCCACGGCGTGGCCGACCAGGAGGTCAAGTACCGCCAGCGCTACGTGGACCTGATGACCGACGAGGCCGCGCGCAAGCGCTTCATCGCGCGCAGCAAGGCCGTGAGCGGCATCCGCGAGTTCATGGTGGGGCACGGCTTCCTGGAGGTGGAGACGCCCATGCTCCACCCCATCCCGGGGGGCGCCAACGCCAAGCCGTTCGTGACGCACCACAACGCGCTGGAGCAGGAGATGTACCTGCGCATCGCGCCGGAGCTGTACCTCAAGCGCCTGCTCGTCGGCGGCTTCGAGCGCGTGTTCGAGATCAACCGCAACTTCCGCAACGAAGGCATCTCGGTGCGCCACAACCCCGAGTTCACGATGATGGAGTTCTACGCGGCCTACTGGAACTACCGCGACCTGATGGACTTCACCGAGCAACTGGTGCGCGACGCGGCGCAGAAGGCCGCCGGCAGCCTGAAGCCCACCTACCAGGGCCGCGAGGTCGATCTGTCGCAGCCGTTCCAGCGCCTCACGATCCGCGAGGCGATCTGCCAGTACACGGAGGCGGGCCCGCACGTCGACGATGCCGCCTGGCTCACGGGCGCGCTCAGGAAGCTGGGGCTCAGCGAAGAGAAGAACCGCCTGTCCACCCGCACGCTGGCGGGCCTGCAGGTCCTCTACTTCGAGGAGACGGTCGAAGACAAGCTCTGGCAGCCCACCTTCATCATGGAGCACCCCACCGAGATCAGCCCGCTGGCGCGCGCCAACGACACGCGCACCGAAGTCACCGAGCGCTTCGAGCTCTATATCACCGGGCGCGAATTCGGCAACGGCTTCTCCGAACTGAACGACGCGGAAGACCAGACCGCGCGCTTCCAGTCGCAGGTGGCGGCCAAGGACAGCGGCGACGACGAGGCGATGTATTTCGACCACGATTTCGTGCGTGCACTCGAATACGGCATGCCTCCTGCAGGGGGTTGCGGCATCGGCATCGATCGGCTCATGATGCTGCTGACCGACAGCCCGAGCATCCGCGACGTGATCCTCTTCCCCGCGCTGCGCCGCGAGCACTGA
- a CDS encoding glycosyltransferase family 2 protein, which produces MSLPRVSVIIPAYNAEATLERALDSVRAQTLPPLEVICVDDGSRDGSAALARRYDPAGAFRLRVVQQPRNAGTAAARNRGLDLAEGDVIAFLDADDVWSPGKLEYQVTAMHRHGLDLFGGYSGLLAPEQQQGQQVRQAPAADPRAAAPPIDIRTVTLLPAMLSNPYHTSSVLVRRDARVRFPDNGQLSEDYALWLQLIASGWRCARHPQRLSFMYKPSFGASGLSAQLWRMQRGELGALRAVGWSAHRGALVLALPVSCLKFGVRLLRTWLR; this is translated from the coding sequence ATGAGCCTGCCGCGCGTATCCGTCATCATCCCCGCCTACAACGCCGAGGCCACGCTGGAGCGCGCGCTCGACTCGGTGCGCGCCCAGACCCTCCCCCCGTTGGAGGTGATCTGCGTGGACGACGGCTCCCGCGACGGCTCGGCCGCGCTGGCGCGGCGCTACGACCCGGCGGGCGCCTTCCGGCTGCGCGTGGTGCAGCAGCCGCGCAATGCAGGCACCGCCGCCGCGCGCAACCGCGGCCTGGACCTGGCGGAGGGCGACGTCATCGCCTTTCTCGATGCCGACGACGTCTGGTCGCCGGGCAAGCTGGAGTACCAGGTGACGGCGATGCACCGGCACGGGCTGGACCTTTTCGGAGGCTACTCGGGACTGCTCGCACCGGAACAGCAGCAGGGGCAGCAGGTCCGGCAGGCACCGGCTGCGGACCCGCGCGCTGCGGCCCCGCCGATCGACATCCGCACGGTCACGCTGCTGCCGGCGATGCTGTCCAACCCCTATCACACGTCGTCGGTGCTGGTGCGGCGCGATGCGCGCGTGCGCTTCCCCGACAACGGGCAGCTCAGCGAGGACTACGCGCTCTGGCTGCAGCTGATCGCCTCCGGCTGGCGCTGCGCGCGCCATCCGCAGCGCCTGTCGTTCATGTACAAGCCGTCCTTCGGCGCCTCCGGCCTGAGCGCGCAGCTGTGGCGCATGCAGCGCGGCGAACTGGGCGCGCTGCGCGCCGTCGGCTGGAGCGCGCACCGGGGCGCGCTGGTGCTCGCGCTGCCCGTGTCGTGCCTGAAGTTCGGCGTACGGCTGCTGCGCACCTGGCTGCGCTGA
- a CDS encoding lipopolysaccharide biosynthesis protein, whose amino-acid sequence MSLERNILANYVGTGAVALAPILALPWYLAALGPRQFGFVGFVTTLQAVLNLIDAGMGQALVREVSLRAAGEGVAKPRTATLLYGFERFYWALALLAGLGLALLAGPIARHWLHLDGASLASGHMAVFGAAAIFAAMFPGSLYRSLLVGTEHQVVLNKILFGATLLRHGGAVLAVTLWPSLATYLAWHMAAGLLETALRGRAAWAATGTRRRDARWQGDVIRQAWPAIAGLAVASGLGALTMQLDKVLLSSLVPIADFGYYVIASSAAGGMLLLTYPLMQAALPRALRLKDDPGALQRLYLRLAVAIAVIAASGMAAYTAIGPLMLRWWLKDAHAAAVVHPLLGWLLAGAILNAFYNIGYTHWLVRGKVHRIFQINLLTGALCLLVIPFMVARFGAVGATSGWLLINLVGLAASLPGLFRIHHGP is encoded by the coding sequence ATGTCCCTTGAGCGCAACATCCTGGCGAACTACGTCGGCACGGGGGCCGTCGCGCTCGCGCCGATCCTTGCCCTGCCCTGGTACCTGGCCGCGCTCGGGCCCCGGCAGTTCGGGTTCGTGGGCTTCGTCACCACGCTCCAGGCGGTGCTCAACCTGATCGACGCCGGCATGGGCCAGGCCCTGGTGCGGGAGGTGTCGCTGCGCGCGGCCGGCGAAGGCGTGGCCAAGCCCCGCACCGCGACCCTGCTCTATGGTTTCGAGCGCTTCTACTGGGCGCTGGCGCTGCTGGCCGGCCTCGGGCTGGCCCTGCTCGCCGGGCCCATCGCACGGCACTGGCTGCACCTGGACGGCGCCTCCCTGGCCAGCGGGCACATGGCGGTCTTCGGCGCGGCCGCGATCTTCGCTGCGATGTTCCCGGGCTCGCTCTACCGCAGCCTGCTGGTGGGCACGGAGCACCAGGTGGTGCTGAACAAGATCCTGTTCGGGGCCACCCTGCTGCGCCACGGCGGCGCGGTGCTGGCCGTGACGCTGTGGCCGTCGCTCGCCACCTACCTGGCCTGGCATATGGCGGCAGGCCTGCTGGAGACGGCGCTGCGCGGCCGCGCCGCCTGGGCTGCGACCGGCACGCGCCGCCGCGACGCGCGCTGGCAGGGCGACGTGATCCGCCAGGCATGGCCCGCCATCGCCGGCCTCGCGGTCGCGTCGGGCCTGGGCGCGCTCACGATGCAGCTGGACAAGGTGCTTCTCAGCAGCCTGGTCCCGATCGCGGACTTCGGCTACTACGTGATCGCCTCTTCGGCGGCGGGCGGCATGCTGCTGCTCACCTATCCCCTGATGCAGGCCGCACTGCCGCGCGCACTGCGCCTCAAGGACGACCCCGGGGCGCTGCAGCGCCTGTACCTGCGGCTGGCAGTGGCCATCGCGGTGATCGCCGCCTCGGGCATGGCGGCCTACACCGCCATCGGCCCCCTGATGCTGCGCTGGTGGCTCAAGGATGCGCATGCCGCGGCGGTCGTCCATCCCTTGCTGGGCTGGCTGCTGGCGGGAGCGATCCTCAACGCGTTCTACAACATCGGTTACACCCATTGGCTGGTGCGCGGCAAGGTGCACCGCATCTTCCAGATCAACCTGCTGACCGGTGCGCTGTGCCTGCTGGTCATTCCCTTCATGGTGGCGCGTTTCGGGGCCGTGGGCGCCACCTCGGGCTGGCTGCTCATCAATCTGGTCGGCCTGGCGGCCAGCCTGCCCGGCCTCTTCAGGATCCACCATGGCCCTTGA